A part of Leifsonia xyli subsp. xyli str. CTCB07 genomic DNA contains:
- a CDS encoding IclR family transcriptional regulator produces MSQSVGRALDLLDLVSSGVATLDAMAAEIGVHKSTVLRLLQTMEQRGYVGRDSNHRYHIGRTVFALASAAQESQDVRATAAPHLRALAAETGQTVHLATYADGVVTYIDKMESRQPLRMYSRVGLPAALHATAVGKVLLSALDPAERQSIAAGVPYERYTDRTIAGPDELLAEVARTAGRGWAEDHEEHETFMNCVGAPVFGPDGRIAAAVSLSVPNVVLPYADVLGLLPALLDTTARISAELGAHPDDLPQPVLPPSDLPR; encoded by the coding sequence GTGAGCCAATCCGTCGGGCGGGCGCTCGACCTGCTCGACCTGGTCTCAAGCGGAGTCGCCACCCTGGACGCGATGGCCGCCGAGATCGGCGTCCACAAGTCCACCGTGCTGCGCCTGCTGCAGACGATGGAGCAGCGGGGCTATGTGGGGCGCGACAGCAACCACCGCTACCACATCGGCCGCACCGTTTTCGCGCTCGCGTCGGCGGCGCAGGAGTCGCAGGATGTCCGGGCCACGGCGGCTCCGCACCTCCGCGCCCTCGCCGCCGAGACCGGTCAGACCGTCCACCTCGCCACCTACGCGGACGGCGTCGTGACCTACATCGACAAGATGGAGTCGCGTCAGCCGCTGCGCATGTACTCGCGGGTCGGTCTCCCCGCGGCGCTGCACGCGACCGCCGTCGGTAAAGTGCTGCTCAGCGCTCTGGACCCGGCCGAACGCCAGAGCATCGCCGCCGGTGTGCCGTACGAGCGCTACACGGATCGCACGATCGCGGGACCGGACGAGTTGCTCGCGGAAGTCGCCCGCACGGCCGGGCGCGGCTGGGCGGAGGACCACGAGGAGCACGAGACGTTCATGAACTGCGTCGGCGCGCCTGTGTTCGGACCGGATGGCCGCATCGCCGCGGCGGTCTCCCTCTCCGTGCCGAACGTCGTGCTGCCCTACGCGGACGTGCTCGGCCTGCTCCCGGCGCTGCTGGACACGACCGCCCGGATCTCCGCAGAACTCGGCGCGCACCCCGACGACCTCCCGCAACCCGTTCTCCCGCCCTCCGACCTCCCCCGCTGA
- a CDS encoding RidA family protein → MTDRIALSTTDAPAPAHTFSQGVKRGPFVQVSGQGPVDPVTNEYLHPGDVRAQTVRTLQNVEAILATGDATFDDVMMLRVYLTTRDDFAAMNEAYGDFVGSRVTTGVLPSRTTVFTGLPREDMLVEIDAIALTD, encoded by the coding sequence ATGACCGACCGCATCGCCCTCTCCACCACCGACGCCCCCGCGCCCGCGCACACCTTCTCGCAGGGAGTGAAACGCGGACCCTTCGTCCAGGTCTCCGGACAGGGCCCGGTCGACCCGGTCACGAACGAGTACCTCCACCCCGGCGATGTGCGGGCTCAGACGGTCCGGACGCTGCAGAATGTGGAGGCCATCCTCGCGACCGGCGACGCCACCTTCGACGACGTCATGATGCTGCGCGTCTACCTGACGACGCGCGACGACTTCGCGGCCATGAACGAGGCGTACGGCGACTTCGTCGGATCTCGGGTCACCACCGGTGTGCTGCCCTCTCGCACGACGGTGTTCACCGGACTGCCGCGCGAGGATATGCTGGTGGAGATCGACGCGATCGCCCTCACCGACTGA